A single window of Kitasatospora sp. HUAS MG31 DNA harbors:
- a CDS encoding succinate dehydrogenase/fumarate reductase iron-sulfur subunit codes for MNLTLRIWRQPGPDAPGALTTYRVSGISPDMSFLEMLDTLNEELILRGEDPVAFDHDCREGICGACGMVINGQAHGPERTTTCQLHMRHFRDGDTIDVEPWRAAAFPVVRDLVVDRGALDRIIGSGGYITAPTGSAPDAHATAVPKEAADLAFEHAECIGCGACVAACPNGSAMLFTAAKVVHLNVLPQGAPERGSRVRSMVAAMDDEGFGGCTNTGECATACPKGIPLTGIARLNREFLRSSF; via the coding sequence GTGAACCTCACCCTGCGCATCTGGCGCCAGCCCGGCCCCGACGCACCCGGGGCGCTCACCACCTACCGGGTCAGCGGCATCAGCCCCGACATGTCCTTCCTGGAGATGCTCGACACCCTCAACGAGGAGCTGATCCTCCGCGGCGAGGACCCCGTCGCCTTCGACCACGACTGCCGCGAGGGCATCTGCGGCGCCTGCGGCATGGTCATCAACGGCCAGGCCCACGGCCCCGAACGGACCACCACCTGCCAGCTCCACATGCGGCACTTCCGCGACGGCGACACCATCGACGTCGAACCCTGGCGCGCCGCCGCCTTCCCCGTGGTCCGCGACCTGGTCGTGGACCGCGGCGCCCTCGACCGGATCATCGGCTCCGGCGGCTACATCACCGCCCCCACCGGCAGCGCCCCCGACGCCCACGCCACCGCCGTCCCCAAGGAGGCCGCCGACCTCGCCTTCGAACACGCCGAGTGCATCGGCTGCGGCGCCTGCGTGGCCGCCTGCCCCAACGGCTCCGCCATGCTCTTCACCGCCGCGAAGGTCGTCCACCTCAACGTCCTGCCGCAGGGGGCGCCGGAGCGCGGGAGCCGGGTGCGGTCGATGGTCGCCGCCATGGACGACGAGGGCTTCGGCGGCTGCACCAACACCGGCGAATGCGCCACCGCCTGCCCCAAGGGCATCCCCCTCACCGGCATCGCCCGCCTCAACCGCGAGTTCCTGCGGAGCTCCTTCTGA
- a CDS encoding pyridoxamine 5'-phosphate oxidase family protein, whose translation MEDPAASRPYMPGYGILPAEQGSGLLPWSWAGRRLADSHDYWLATVRPDGRPHVMPVWGVWLDDRLWFSTALGSRKARNLAVHPDCAVTTDDPLNPVVLEGRAETVPDRPAIIRFLAALNTKYRTDYGPDFLDPAVNATVRVHPVQAFGLRQEDFTGSPTRWRFPRP comes from the coding sequence ATGGAGGACCCGGCGGCGAGCCGGCCGTACATGCCCGGGTACGGGATCCTGCCCGCCGAGCAGGGCAGCGGGTTGCTGCCGTGGTCCTGGGCCGGCCGGCGGCTGGCCGACTCGCACGACTACTGGCTCGCCACCGTCCGCCCCGACGGACGCCCGCACGTGATGCCGGTCTGGGGCGTCTGGCTGGACGACCGCCTCTGGTTCAGCACCGCCCTCGGCTCCCGCAAGGCCCGCAACCTCGCCGTGCACCCCGACTGCGCCGTCACCACCGACGACCCGCTCAACCCCGTCGTCCTGGAGGGCCGCGCCGAGACCGTCCCGGACCGCCCGGCGATCATCCGTTTCCTGGCGGCGCTCAACACCAAGTACCGCACCGACTACGGCCCCGACTTCCTCGACCCCGCCGTGAACGCGACCGTCCGGGTCCACCCCGTCCAGGCGTTCGGCCTGCGCCAGGAGGACTTCACCGGCTCCCCGACCCGGTGGCGGTTCCCCCGTCCCTGA
- a CDS encoding SMP-30/gluconolactonase/LRE family protein: MPDHRVLLDGLVLGESPRWHDGALWVCDWGAGELLTVTPDGRRGTALGVDTFPFCIDWLPDGRLLLVSGGDARLLRREPDGSTALHADLRDLSDRPWNEVVADGRGNAYVNGIGFDLMAGEAPGPGLIALVTPDGRARTVAGDLGFPNGMALTPDGRTLLVAESYASRLTAFDIGPDGGLSGRRTWAEVPGSAPDGICLDAEGLVWFADVPGRRCVRVREGGAVERTVDLDRGGFSCALGGPDGRTLYVTAAEWHGPAAAGGAAPTGRVLAVPAPAGPAPRP, from the coding sequence GTGCCCGACCACCGCGTCCTGCTCGACGGTCTCGTCCTCGGCGAGTCCCCCCGCTGGCACGACGGCGCCCTCTGGGTCTGCGACTGGGGCGCCGGGGAACTCCTCACCGTCACCCCGGACGGCCGCCGCGGGACCGCGCTGGGCGTCGACACCTTCCCGTTCTGCATCGACTGGCTGCCCGACGGCCGCCTGCTGCTGGTCTCCGGCGGCGACGCCCGCCTGCTGCGCCGGGAGCCGGACGGGTCCACCGCGCTCCACGCCGACCTGCGGGACCTCTCCGACCGGCCGTGGAACGAGGTGGTCGCCGACGGCCGGGGCAACGCGTACGTCAACGGGATCGGCTTCGACCTGATGGCCGGCGAGGCCCCCGGCCCCGGGCTGATCGCCCTGGTCACCCCGGACGGCCGAGCCCGGACCGTGGCCGGGGACCTGGGATTCCCCAACGGCATGGCGCTCACCCCGGACGGCCGGACGCTGCTGGTGGCGGAGTCGTACGCGAGCCGGCTCACGGCCTTCGACATCGGCCCGGACGGCGGCCTGTCCGGGCGGCGGACCTGGGCCGAGGTTCCCGGTTCCGCGCCGGACGGCATCTGCCTGGACGCGGAGGGCCTCGTCTGGTTCGCCGACGTGCCGGGCCGCCGGTGTGTCCGGGTCCGCGAGGGCGGCGCGGTGGAGCGGACCGTGGACCTGGACCGCGGGGGCTTCTCCTGCGCGCTCGGCGGCCCCGACGGCCGCACCCTCTACGTCACCGCCGCCGAGTGGCACGGCCCCGCGGCCGCCGGAGGGGCCGCTCCCACGGGCCGGGTGCTCGCCGTCCCCGCGCCGGCCGGACCCGCACCCCGCCCCTGA